The following are encoded in a window of Flavobacteriales bacterium genomic DNA:
- a CDS encoding aminotransferase IV, which yields MPDPNIPLPDERNRDIYVWIDGVLYPRDEAKVSVFDSTVQGGDAVWEGIRVYDGRVFALDEHIQRMHHSAKAMAFTDIPSKEYIENAVFECLKANGMYDEAHIRLTLSRGMKTSSGMSPHFNRYGSTLIVLAEWKKPVYDNSGIRIITSAIRRNNPSSIDSKIHHNNLINNILAKIEANMVGMDAALMLDMQGFVSECNGTNVFVVRDGQLLTPHADSCLPGITRRKVIELALENNIGCMERNISISEVYSAEEVFVTGSMGEVTPVLEVDGRVIGEERGKLTAEIMKLYQELTAQEGKAIPR from the coding sequence ATGCCCGATCCCAATATTCCATTACCAGACGAGCGCAACAGAGACATCTACGTATGGATAGATGGTGTGCTGTACCCGCGTGATGAGGCCAAGGTGTCGGTCTTTGATTCCACCGTGCAAGGAGGAGATGCCGTGTGGGAAGGGATACGTGTCTATGATGGGCGGGTCTTCGCACTGGATGAACATATCCAGCGCATGCATCATTCGGCCAAGGCCATGGCTTTTACCGATATCCCGAGTAAGGAGTACATCGAGAATGCCGTTTTTGAATGCTTGAAGGCCAATGGGATGTATGACGAGGCCCACATACGCTTGACCTTGAGCCGCGGGATGAAGACTTCATCAGGCATGAGCCCACACTTCAATCGCTATGGGAGTACCTTGATCGTACTTGCTGAATGGAAGAAGCCCGTCTATGACAATTCGGGTATCCGCATCATCACATCGGCCATTCGCAGGAACAATCCCAGTAGCATCGATAGCAAGATCCATCACAATAATCTGATCAATAATATCCTGGCCAAGATCGAGGCGAATATGGTAGGCATGGACGCGGCTTTGATGCTGGATATGCAGGGCTTTGTCAGTGAGTGCAATGGGACCAATGTCTTTGTCGTGCGCGATGGACAACTCCTTACGCCTCACGCGGATAGCTGTCTCCCTGGCATAACCCGGAGAAAGGTCATAGAACTGGCTCTAGAGAATAACATCGGCTGCATGGAGAGGAACATCTCCATCTCTGAGGTCTATTCTGCAGAAGAGGTCTTCGTGACGGGTAGCATGGGCGAGGTGACACCCGTACTCGAGGTGGATGGTCGGGTCATCGGAGAAGAGCGGGGCAAGCTCACCGCTGAGATCATGAAGCTCTATCAAGAACTGACTGCTCAGGAGGGTAAGGCCATTCCGAGGTGA